A window of the Camelus ferus isolate YT-003-E chromosome 22, BCGSAC_Cfer_1.0, whole genome shotgun sequence genome harbors these coding sequences:
- the PTGER1 gene encoding prostaglandin E2 receptor EP1 subtype isoform X1: protein MSPCGPLNLSLAGEATTCTAPGAPNASAGPPSGLAGASPALPIFSMTLGAVSNVLALALLAQAAGRLRRRRSAATFLLFVASLLATDLAGHVIPGALVLRLYAAGRSPAGGACHFLGGCMVFFGLCPLLLGCGMAVERCVGVTRPLLHAARVSVARARLALAALAALALAVALLPLARVGRYELQYPGTWCFIGLGPGGGWRQALLAGLFAGLGLAALLAALVCNTLSGLALLRARWRRRSRRRSPASGPDSRRHWGGRGPRSASASSSSSVASASAVPGGSLGRGSARRARAHDVEMVGQLVGIMVVSCFCWSPLLVRGAHAPPTLFLPAPSSAPPTLFHPAIPGCWWCWPSRVGAPTPCSGRCFWPCASLRGTRFWTPGCTFCCAKPFFANCFASCPQGPAPRAVPRVWT from the exons ATGAGCCCTTGTGGGCCTCTCAACCTGAGCCTGGCAGGCGAGGCGACCACGTGTACGGCACCCGGGGCCCCCAACGCGTCTGCCGGACCGCCGTCGGGCCTGGCGGGCGCGTCGCCCGCGCTGCCCATCTTCTCCATGACGCTGGGCGCCGTGTCCAACGTGCTGGCGCTGGCGCTGCTGGCGCAGGCAGCGGGCCGTCTGCGGCGCCGCCGCTCGGCAGCCACCTTCCTGCTGTTCGTCGCCAGCCTGCTGGCCACCGACCTGGCTGGCCATGTGATCCCGGGCGCGCTGGTGCTGCGCCTGTACGCGGCGGGGCGCTCGCCGGCCGGCGGCGCCTGCCACTTCCTGGGAGGCTGCATGGTCTTCTTCGGCCTGTGTCCGCTGTTGCTGGGCTGCGGAATGGCCGTGGAGCGCTGCGTGGGCGTCACGCGGCCGCTGCTGCACGCGGCCCGCGTCTCGGTGGCCCGCGCGCGCCTGGCTCTGGCCGCCCTGGCCGCCTTGGCCTTGGCCGTGGCGCTGCTGCCGCTGGCGCGCGTGGGCCGCTACGAGCTGCAGTACCCGGGCACGTGGTGCTTCATCGGCCTGGGTCCGGGGGGCGGCTGGCGCCAGGCGTTGCTCGCTGGCCTATTCGCCGGCCTCGGCTTAGCCGCGCTGCTCGCCGCGCTTGTGTGCAACACGCTCAGCGGCCTGGCCCTGCTGCGCGCTCGATGGCGCCGCCGCTCTCGACGGCGCTCCCCGGCCTCCGGCCCTGACAGCCGCCGTCACTGGGGAGGGCGCGGACCCCGCTCAGCCTCCGCCTCGTCCTCTTCGTCCGTCGCTTCGGCCTCTGCCGTCCCCGGCGGCTCCCTGGGCCGCGGCTCAGCGCGCAGAGCTCGCGCCCACGACGTGGAGATGGTGGGCCAGCTCGTGGGCATCATGGTGGTGTCCTGCTTCTGCTGGAGCCCCCTGCTGGTGAGGGGCGCACACGCCCCTCCAACCTTgttccttcctgctccctcctccgcCCCTCCCACGCTTTTTCATCCTGCGATACCTGG GTGTTGGTGGTGCTGGCCATCGCGGGTTGGGGCTCCAACTCCCTGCAGCGGCCGCTGTTTTTGGCCGTGCGCCTCGCTTCGTGGAACCAGATTTTGGACCCCTGGGTGTACATTCTGCTGCGCCAAGCCGTTCTTCGCCAACTGCTTCGCCTCCTGCCCTCAAGGGCCGGCGCCAAGGGCAGTCCCGCGGGTCTGGACCTAA
- the PTGER1 gene encoding prostaglandin E2 receptor EP1 subtype isoform X2 codes for MSPCGPLNLSLAGEATTCTAPGAPNASAGPPSGLAGASPALPIFSMTLGAVSNVLALALLAQAAGRLRRRRSAATFLLFVASLLATDLAGHVIPGALVLRLYAAGRSPAGGACHFLGGCMVFFGLCPLLLGCGMAVERCVGVTRPLLHAARVSVARARLALAALAALALAVALLPLARVGRYELQYPGTWCFIGLGPGGGWRQALLAGLFAGLGLAALLAALVCNTLSGLALLRARWRRRSRRRSPASGPDSRRHWGGRGPRSASASSSSSVASASAVPGGSLGRGSARRARAHDVEMVGQLVGIMVVSCFCWSPLLVLVVLAIAGWGSNSLQRPLFLAVRLASWNQILDPWVYILLRQAVLRQLLRLLPSRAGAKGSPAGLDLTRSVWEASSLRSSRHSGLSQF; via the exons ATGAGCCCTTGTGGGCCTCTCAACCTGAGCCTGGCAGGCGAGGCGACCACGTGTACGGCACCCGGGGCCCCCAACGCGTCTGCCGGACCGCCGTCGGGCCTGGCGGGCGCGTCGCCCGCGCTGCCCATCTTCTCCATGACGCTGGGCGCCGTGTCCAACGTGCTGGCGCTGGCGCTGCTGGCGCAGGCAGCGGGCCGTCTGCGGCGCCGCCGCTCGGCAGCCACCTTCCTGCTGTTCGTCGCCAGCCTGCTGGCCACCGACCTGGCTGGCCATGTGATCCCGGGCGCGCTGGTGCTGCGCCTGTACGCGGCGGGGCGCTCGCCGGCCGGCGGCGCCTGCCACTTCCTGGGAGGCTGCATGGTCTTCTTCGGCCTGTGTCCGCTGTTGCTGGGCTGCGGAATGGCCGTGGAGCGCTGCGTGGGCGTCACGCGGCCGCTGCTGCACGCGGCCCGCGTCTCGGTGGCCCGCGCGCGCCTGGCTCTGGCCGCCCTGGCCGCCTTGGCCTTGGCCGTGGCGCTGCTGCCGCTGGCGCGCGTGGGCCGCTACGAGCTGCAGTACCCGGGCACGTGGTGCTTCATCGGCCTGGGTCCGGGGGGCGGCTGGCGCCAGGCGTTGCTCGCTGGCCTATTCGCCGGCCTCGGCTTAGCCGCGCTGCTCGCCGCGCTTGTGTGCAACACGCTCAGCGGCCTGGCCCTGCTGCGCGCTCGATGGCGCCGCCGCTCTCGACGGCGCTCCCCGGCCTCCGGCCCTGACAGCCGCCGTCACTGGGGAGGGCGCGGACCCCGCTCAGCCTCCGCCTCGTCCTCTTCGTCCGTCGCTTCGGCCTCTGCCGTCCCCGGCGGCTCCCTGGGCCGCGGCTCAGCGCGCAGAGCTCGCGCCCACGACGTGGAGATGGTGGGCCAGCTCGTGGGCATCATGGTGGTGTCCTGCTTCTGCTGGAGCCCCCTGCTG GTGTTGGTGGTGCTGGCCATCGCGGGTTGGGGCTCCAACTCCCTGCAGCGGCCGCTGTTTTTGGCCGTGCGCCTCGCTTCGTGGAACCAGATTTTGGACCCCTGGGTGTACATTCTGCTGCGCCAAGCCGTTCTTCGCCAACTGCTTCGCCTCCTGCCCTCAAGGGCCGGCGCCAAGGGCAGTCCCGCGGGTCTGGACCTAACCAGGAGCGTTTGGGAGGCCAGCTCGCTGCGCAGCTCCCGGCACAGTGGCCTCAGTCAATTCTAG